Proteins from one Microcoleus sp. FACHB-672 genomic window:
- the trxA gene encoding thioredoxin: MAGNSKSIKLTDENFQSEVIESQELTLVDFWAPWCGPCRLIGPTIETMATRFAGQAKVGKLNVDESEKIANDYEIRSIPTLVFFKNGLVADRMVGVVTEQALAAKLNALIEKN, translated from the coding sequence ATGGCAGGCAATAGCAAATCGATTAAACTCACAGACGAAAACTTCCAAAGTGAAGTGATCGAAAGCCAAGAACTCACTTTAGTAGATTTCTGGGCACCTTGGTGCGGCCCATGCCGGCTCATAGGACCCACCATTGAAACAATGGCTACCCGATTTGCCGGCCAAGCCAAAGTGGGAAAATTGAATGTTGACGAGTCCGAGAAGATTGCCAATGATTATGAAATCCGCTCAATTCCAACACTTGTTTTTTTCAAAAATGGCTTAGTTGCTGATCGGATGGTTGGTGTAGTAACAGAACAAGCCCTGGCTGCAAAACTAAATGCGTTGATCGAGAAAAACTAG
- the eno gene encoding phosphopyruvate hydratase, producing the protein MEDTAIIKIEAREILDSRGRPTIEAEVYLAGGYAGLAQVPSGASTGTFEAHELRDGDARRYGGKGVMKAVDNVKHKIEASLLELDVLDQVALDYAMIQLDGSPNKSNLGANAILAVSLAAAKAGANALGLPLYRYLGSPLSNVLPVPLMNVINGGAHADNNVDFQEFMIVPVGAPSFREALRWGAEVFEALAKVLKDKGLLTGVGDEGGFAPNLESNQAALELLMAAIEKAGYKPGEQVALAMDVAASEFYKDGQYTYDGAAHSPAEFIDYLGKLVDQYPIVSIEDGLHEEDWENWTLLTQKLGSRIQLIGDDLFVTNRERLQKGIDTGAGNSILIKLNQIGSLTETLETIELATRKGFRSIISHRSGETEDTTIADLAVATRAGQIKTGSLCRSERVAKYNRLLRIEDELGERALYAGVAGLGPSGSK; encoded by the coding sequence ATGGAAGATACCGCGATTATCAAAATTGAGGCCCGCGAAATTCTCGACTCGCGCGGACGCCCCACGATTGAAGCCGAAGTTTACCTGGCTGGCGGCTATGCAGGATTAGCCCAAGTGCCCAGCGGTGCCTCCACCGGCACGTTTGAAGCCCATGAACTGCGGGATGGAGATGCCCGACGTTACGGCGGCAAAGGTGTAATGAAAGCCGTTGATAATGTGAAGCACAAAATTGAAGCCAGCCTCTTGGAACTTGATGTGCTTGACCAAGTGGCCCTCGACTATGCGATGATTCAGCTCGATGGATCTCCCAATAAATCGAACCTGGGAGCGAACGCAATTTTAGCGGTTTCTCTGGCGGCAGCCAAAGCCGGCGCGAATGCTTTGGGATTGCCGCTTTACCGCTATCTGGGCAGTCCCCTGTCTAATGTGCTGCCGGTGCCGCTGATGAATGTGATCAACGGCGGAGCACACGCAGACAATAATGTGGATTTTCAGGAATTCATGATCGTGCCGGTGGGTGCGCCATCTTTTCGGGAAGCCCTACGCTGGGGAGCTGAGGTGTTTGAGGCTTTAGCGAAGGTTTTGAAAGATAAAGGGTTACTCACCGGGGTGGGGGATGAAGGCGGCTTTGCGCCGAATTTAGAGTCCAATCAGGCGGCTTTAGAGTTGCTGATGGCGGCGATTGAAAAGGCCGGCTACAAACCGGGTGAGCAAGTGGCCTTAGCGATGGACGTGGCGGCCAGCGAGTTTTACAAAGATGGCCAGTACACTTACGATGGTGCGGCTCATTCGCCGGCAGAATTTATCGATTATCTCGGTAAATTGGTAGACCAATACCCGATTGTTTCCATTGAGGATGGACTGCACGAGGAAGACTGGGAAAACTGGACGCTTCTGACGCAAAAGTTAGGCAGTCGCATTCAACTCATCGGTGATGACTTGTTTGTTACCAACCGCGAACGGTTACAAAAAGGCATTGATACGGGTGCCGGCAACTCGATTTTGATTAAGCTCAATCAAATCGGCTCATTAACGGAAACCTTGGAAACCATCGAACTTGCCACGCGCAAAGGCTTTCGTTCGATCATCAGTCACCGTTCTGGGGAAACTGAAGATACAACCATTGCCGATTTAGCCGTCGCCACTCGTGCCGGCCAAATTAAAACCGGCTCTTTGTGTCGCAGTGAACGGGTTGCCAAATACAACCGCTTGTTGCGAATCGAAGATGAATTAGGCGAACGCGCCCTTTATGCCGGCGTTGCCGGTTTAGGGCCAAGCGGCTCCAAGTAG
- the clpB gene encoding ATP-dependent chaperone ClpB, with protein MQPTDSTKFTDKAWEAVVKSQEVARRFQNQQLEVEHVVTALLEQPEGLAPRILSRAGVNTEQLVQQLKAFAQRQPKVAKVEQLYLGRGLDILLDKAEEARQALQDEYISIEHILLSLADDERVGRRLLKTFNCDRASLETAIKATRGTAKVQDQTPENSYEALEKYGRDLTEQAKGGKLDPVIGRDEEIRRVIQVLSRRMKNNPVLIGEPGVGKTAIAEALAQRIINGDVPESLKNRRLIALDMGSLIAGAKYRGEFEERLRAVLREVMGSDGLIVLFIDELHTVVGAGANSQGSMDAGNLLKPMLARGELRCIGATTLDEYRKYIEKDAALERRFQQVLVDQPTVEDTISILRGLKERYEIHHQVKILDSALVAAATLSARYIADRFLPDKAIDLVDEAAAKLKMEITSKPEELEGVDRRLMQLQMEKLSLEAEQASRAAGEQRSRSAGERLERIEREITNLKAKQQHLNSQWQGEKQILQAINTLKEEEDQLRVKIERAERNYDLNTAAQLKYGRLEVLQRDREAKEAELLKLQSQGSTLLREQVTEADIAEIVAKWTGIPVNRLLESERRKLLQLESQLHQRVIGQQEAVEAVSAAIRRARSGMKDPGRPIGSFLFMGPTGVGKTELARALAQSLFDSEESLVRIDMSEYMEKHAVSRLVGAPPGYVGYEEGGQLSEAIRRHPYSVLLLDEVEKAHPDVFNILLQVLDDGRITDSQGRLVDFRNTVIVMTSNIGSDRIFEALGEKQQAENGRQEKLSIQNPKKSKSKNQDPEEEMRKGVMQSLRGHFRPEFLNRVDDIILFHPLNRAELRQIVGIQIKRIEQLLADQKISFHLMSAAQDYLADAGYDPVYGARPLKRAIQREVENPIATKLLENTFVAGDTIVINCVDRTLTFTHKMPGSDEPVTEPTSEPVVEPVAKPVVEPIAAEPVSKPVAEPLPKSVGPAFVDDSPASIQLVEVKGEKIE; from the coding sequence ATGCAGCCAACTGATTCGACAAAATTTACCGATAAAGCCTGGGAAGCCGTTGTTAAATCCCAAGAAGTTGCCCGTCGCTTCCAGAATCAGCAGCTGGAGGTAGAGCACGTCGTCACTGCACTACTGGAACAACCCGAAGGACTTGCACCTCGGATTTTGAGTCGCGCCGGCGTCAATACTGAGCAACTGGTACAGCAATTAAAAGCTTTTGCTCAGCGCCAGCCAAAGGTCGCTAAAGTTGAGCAACTGTACTTGGGACGCGGCTTAGACATCTTATTAGACAAAGCTGAAGAGGCTCGCCAAGCTTTGCAGGATGAGTATATCTCGATTGAACATATACTGCTGAGCTTAGCCGATGACGAGCGTGTAGGCCGGCGGCTGCTGAAAACTTTCAATTGCGACCGCGCATCGCTGGAAACGGCGATTAAAGCAACCCGAGGCACCGCTAAGGTTCAAGATCAAACCCCGGAAAACAGTTACGAAGCTCTGGAAAAATACGGGCGAGACTTGACAGAACAGGCAAAAGGTGGCAAGCTTGACCCCGTTATTGGGCGGGATGAAGAAATTCGCCGCGTTATCCAAGTTCTTTCTCGCCGCATGAAGAATAACCCGGTGCTAATTGGAGAGCCTGGGGTAGGAAAAACGGCCATTGCAGAAGCGTTAGCCCAACGAATTATTAACGGCGATGTACCGGAATCTTTGAAAAATCGGCGGCTGATCGCTCTGGATATGGGCAGCTTGATTGCCGGCGCAAAATACCGGGGGGAATTTGAGGAGCGCCTGCGAGCGGTGCTGCGGGAAGTCATGGGATCTGACGGGCTAATTGTGCTGTTTATTGATGAGTTGCACACGGTTGTCGGTGCCGGCGCAAATAGTCAAGGTTCGATGGATGCCGGCAACTTGCTCAAACCGATGCTGGCACGCGGAGAATTGCGCTGCATTGGGGCAACAACCCTGGATGAATACCGCAAATATATCGAAAAAGATGCCGCCCTAGAGCGCCGGTTTCAACAGGTATTAGTCGATCAACCCACCGTCGAAGATACGATTTCTATCCTGCGGGGACTGAAAGAGCGTTATGAAATTCACCATCAAGTAAAAATCCTCGACTCCGCTCTGGTTGCGGCTGCCACCCTGTCTGCACGCTATATTGCTGACCGATTTTTGCCCGATAAAGCGATTGACTTGGTGGATGAGGCGGCGGCGAAGTTGAAGATGGAAATCACCTCGAAACCAGAAGAACTCGAAGGTGTAGATCGCCGGCTCATGCAACTACAGATGGAAAAACTTTCCCTAGAAGCAGAGCAGGCAAGCCGAGCAGCCGGTGAGCAGAGAAGTCGAAGTGCCGGTGAGCGGTTGGAGCGTATCGAACGAGAAATTACCAATTTAAAAGCAAAACAGCAGCACCTGAATTCCCAGTGGCAAGGCGAGAAGCAGATTTTGCAAGCAATCAACACTCTGAAGGAAGAAGAAGATCAGCTCCGGGTGAAAATAGAACGGGCAGAGCGTAATTATGATCTCAATACAGCCGCGCAGCTAAAATATGGGCGCTTAGAGGTTTTGCAGCGAGATCGTGAAGCCAAGGAAGCGGAACTGTTGAAACTGCAATCTCAAGGCTCGACGCTGCTACGGGAACAAGTCACAGAAGCCGATATTGCGGAAATTGTCGCAAAATGGACCGGCATTCCCGTTAATCGGCTGCTAGAGTCGGAACGGCGGAAATTGCTGCAATTAGAATCTCAATTGCACCAGCGGGTAATCGGGCAGCAGGAAGCCGTAGAAGCTGTTTCAGCGGCAATTCGTCGCGCTCGTTCCGGCATGAAAGATCCCGGTCGTCCGATTGGTTCCTTCTTGTTTATGGGGCCAACGGGGGTGGGTAAAACCGAGCTAGCAAGGGCATTAGCCCAGTCTCTTTTTGATAGCGAAGAATCCCTTGTGCGGATTGATATGTCGGAGTACATGGAGAAGCACGCGGTTTCACGCTTGGTGGGTGCGCCTCCGGGATATGTAGGTTATGAAGAAGGGGGTCAACTTTCGGAAGCAATTCGCCGGCATCCTTATTCGGTACTGCTGCTGGATGAGGTGGAGAAGGCTCACCCCGATGTGTTTAATATTTTGTTGCAGGTGTTGGATGATGGGCGAATTACGGATTCTCAAGGCCGGCTCGTAGATTTTCGCAATACAGTGATTGTGATGACGAGTAACATCGGCAGCGATCGCATTTTCGAGGCGCTGGGAGAAAAGCAACAGGCAGAAAACGGGCGTCAGGAAAAGTTATCGATCCAAAATCCCAAAAAGTCCAAATCTAAAAATCAAGATCCAGAGGAGGAGATGCGGAAAGGCGTAATGCAGTCATTGCGCGGTCATTTTCGCCCAGAATTTTTGAATCGGGTTGATGATATTATCCTGTTCCATCCCCTTAACCGCGCAGAATTGCGTCAAATTGTCGGCATTCAAATTAAACGCATTGAGCAACTTTTGGCGGATCAAAAAATTAGCTTCCACTTGATGAGCGCCGCCCAAGATTATCTAGCAGATGCCGGCTACGATCCGGTGTATGGTGCACGTCCTCTGAAGCGAGCAATTCAGCGAGAGGTGGAAAATCCAATTGCGACAAAGCTGT
- a CDS encoding TetR/AcrR family transcriptional regulator encodes MGKETTKTTLLEIGTRIILEKGFNHTGIQEILQTAGVPKGSFYYYFKSKEDFGLQVLENYAQAYQATLERCLEDQTLTPLSRLRRHFEESCKRFESRQCRNGCLIGNLSQELADQSEIFRSRLEEILSHWRERFAKCLYEAQEAGEIPSDLNPHDLAEFLLNSWEGAILRAKVTKTIAPLEAFIQIVFESTLKG; translated from the coding sequence ATGGGCAAAGAAACAACCAAAACAACGCTTCTTGAGATCGGCACACGGATCATTCTAGAAAAAGGCTTTAACCACACCGGCATTCAGGAGATTTTGCAAACAGCCGGCGTGCCGAAAGGCTCGTTCTACTATTACTTCAAAAGCAAAGAAGATTTTGGTCTTCAAGTGCTTGAGAACTACGCGCAAGCTTATCAGGCCACTTTAGAACGCTGTTTGGAAGATCAAACCCTGACACCACTTTCGCGCCTGCGCCGGCACTTCGAGGAAAGCTGTAAGCGCTTCGAGTCTCGGCAGTGCCGTAACGGTTGTCTAATTGGTAATTTAAGCCAAGAACTTGCCGATCAAAGCGAAATTTTTCGCTCACGACTGGAAGAAATTCTCAGTCATTGGCGAGAGCGCTTTGCCAAATGCTTGTACGAAGCTCAAGAAGCCGGTGAAATCCCTTCTGATCTTAACCCTCACGACTTAGCAGAATTCCTGTTAAACAGTTGGGAAGGAGCGATTCTCCGAGCCAAAGTTACCAAAACTATCGCTCCCTTAGAAGCTTTCATCCAGATTGTGTTTGAATCAACTCTCAAAGGTTGA
- a CDS encoding PHP domain-containing protein: MIELHCHTTYSDGTLTPGELVAAAVKAGVVALAITDHDTVSGWDEALAAAQPHSLEIVPGVELSTVHNDRSLHILGFYPDAKKLRGDLQDRVEGRKRRAAQMVEKLAELGYHIELPDMGEGMAPGRPHIATAMVNAGYVHSSREAFDRWLADGKPACVEYEKFSIVEGIALLRRSGGVPVWAHPYLFRGGTVEPVLEEMVAAGLMGVEVYHPTHSPSQVDNLKKLCAEHNLLMTGGSDYHGPCDLKGKEAIRLNMLNLPLDLLEPIKQAALDLRD; this comes from the coding sequence ATGATTGAACTGCATTGTCACACAACCTATTCTGACGGCACACTCACACCTGGAGAACTTGTTGCTGCTGCGGTGAAAGCTGGAGTGGTTGCGCTAGCAATTACCGATCACGATACGGTATCGGGTTGGGATGAAGCGTTGGCTGCTGCCCAGCCGCATTCTTTAGAAATTGTACCCGGAGTAGAATTAAGCACGGTTCACAATGACCGTTCTCTGCACATTTTGGGCTTTTATCCAGATGCCAAAAAGTTACGGGGTGATCTGCAGGATCGTGTGGAAGGACGGAAACGCCGCGCCGCCCAAATGGTGGAGAAGTTAGCTGAATTAGGCTATCACATCGAGTTGCCGGATATGGGAGAGGGAATGGCACCAGGACGCCCTCATATTGCAACAGCAATGGTAAATGCCGGCTACGTGCACTCGAGTCGTGAGGCGTTTGATCGTTGGCTGGCTGATGGTAAACCGGCTTGCGTTGAGTATGAAAAGTTTTCAATCGTTGAAGGCATTGCTTTGTTACGCCGCAGCGGAGGGGTGCCGGTGTGGGCACATCCCTATTTATTCCGAGGCGGTACAGTTGAGCCGGTGTTAGAGGAGATGGTGGCAGCCGGTTTGATGGGGGTTGAAGTTTACCATCCTACCCACTCTCCCTCACAAGTTGATAATTTAAAGAAACTCTGTGCTGAGCATAATTTACTGATGACCGGCGGCAGTGATTATCATGGCCCTTGTGATTTGAAAGGAAAAGAGGCCATCCGCCTGAATATGCTCAATTTGCCGCTGGATTTGTTGGAACCGATTAAACAAGCCGCGCTTGATTTAAGGGATTAG
- the gloA gene encoding lactoylglutathione lyase, producing MRLLHTMLRVGNLEKSLDFYCNVLGMKLLRQKDYPGGKFTLAFVGYGDESDTAVLELTHNWGVEQYNLGDAYGHIALGVDDIYATCEQIKAGGGKVTREPGPMKHGSTVIAFIEDPDGYKVELIQLSSHSSAGKQEEATPQPASLG from the coding sequence ATGCGATTGCTACACACAATGCTGAGAGTCGGCAACCTAGAAAAATCCCTCGACTTCTACTGCAACGTCTTAGGCATGAAGTTACTGCGCCAAAAAGACTATCCGGGCGGCAAATTTACCCTCGCCTTTGTCGGCTACGGCGATGAGTCTGACACAGCCGTCTTGGAATTGACTCATAACTGGGGCGTTGAGCAGTATAACTTAGGCGACGCCTACGGTCATATTGCACTGGGCGTGGATGACATTTACGCCACCTGCGAGCAAATCAAAGCCGGCGGAGGGAAAGTCACCCGCGAACCTGGGCCAATGAAGCATGGTTCTACAGTCATTGCCTTTATTGAAGATCCAGATGGTTACAAAGTCGAACTCATCCAGCTAAGCAGCCATAGCTCAGCCGGCAAGCAAGAAGAAGCCACACCACAGCCGGCAAGCCTGGGCTAG
- a CDS encoding iron uptake porin, with protein MKHADWQLPSLGVVVMLSQMLPAFAESAVPVKKAGLQSIPTVAESISFEIKESGPVNEEIPTSEFPNSQMPALIESADQESMAQVTSVEQLADVQPTDWAYQALKSLIERYGISLGYPDATFRGNQSMTRYEFAAALEAVLEKIKPLLVSEQEVLQEDIVTLERLQRDFAQALAQLRNRLDNITARTTELEERRVSATTKMAGEFISTPTFGRDAAATVVSRLRLNLLTDWRETGGFLTTQLEMGSGGGDAISRAQNEGLNLLGSTGSFAGAGGLDYVGVDESVRLRKLYFTFEPLSNVSLTVGAKMSPRDFIDRNRFANNEAVDFNSSFFLNNPLIVQNQIDRPGGAGAAINWNLKGTPFRVNALYIATDAGDPDAADGGFFEDRNQGSLELQYSPNPSLAVRLQYTSAAINNTDINAFGVNGEWAYNSQLAVFGRLGFSSYTGFNTELDRDLDAHPWTWAVGVTLRNAPLPGTLAGVAIGQPFITGSVGDATQTNFEAFYNLLLSDNISVTPALLAAWNADNDSDNGLTWQFALRTVISF; from the coding sequence GTGAAACACGCTGATTGGCAGCTCCCCTCTCTGGGAGTAGTCGTCATGCTGAGTCAGATGCTGCCGGCATTTGCAGAATCTGCTGTGCCGGTGAAAAAAGCCGGTTTACAATCTATCCCAACTGTTGCTGAGTCTATTTCTTTTGAAATTAAAGAAAGCGGGCCGGTAAATGAAGAAATTCCCACCTCTGAATTTCCAAATTCCCAAATGCCGGCTCTCATTGAGAGTGCAGATCAGGAATCGATGGCCCAAGTCACTTCTGTAGAGCAGCTAGCTGACGTTCAACCGACAGATTGGGCTTATCAGGCTTTGAAATCCTTGATTGAGCGCTACGGCATCAGCTTGGGTTATCCTGACGCGACGTTTCGTGGCAATCAATCGATGACGCGATATGAATTTGCGGCGGCTTTAGAGGCTGTGCTGGAGAAGATTAAACCCCTGCTTGTCTCTGAGCAAGAGGTGCTGCAAGAAGACATCGTGACGCTGGAAAGACTGCAAAGAGACTTTGCCCAGGCTTTAGCCCAACTGCGAAACCGCTTGGATAATATTACCGCGCGGACAACAGAACTTGAGGAACGCCGGGTTTCCGCTACGACTAAGATGGCGGGTGAATTTATTTCAACGCCAACGTTTGGCAGGGATGCTGCCGCAACAGTAGTCTCTCGGTTGCGGCTGAACCTGCTCACCGACTGGCGAGAAACCGGCGGTTTTTTAACCACTCAGTTAGAAATGGGTTCCGGGGGAGGAGATGCCATCAGCCGTGCTCAAAATGAGGGGCTAAATTTGCTGGGCAGCACCGGCTCGTTTGCGGGTGCCGGCGGACTTGATTATGTCGGGGTAGATGAATCTGTCCGCTTACGCAAGCTTTACTTCACATTTGAGCCTTTGTCAAATGTTTCTCTGACGGTTGGCGCAAAAATGTCGCCCAGAGATTTTATTGATCGCAACCGATTTGCCAATAATGAAGCCGTTGATTTTAATTCCAGCTTTTTTCTGAATAATCCTTTAATTGTACAGAATCAGATTGACCGGCCTGGGGGTGCCGGTGCGGCGATTAATTGGAACCTTAAAGGCACTCCTTTTCGTGTGAATGCCCTCTACATTGCCACAGATGCCGGCGATCCAGACGCGGCAGATGGGGGGTTTTTTGAAGATCGCAACCAAGGCAGCCTCGAGCTACAATACTCCCCTAACCCAAGTTTAGCTGTGCGGTTGCAATACACCAGTGCTGCAATTAATAACACCGATATTAATGCGTTTGGCGTTAATGGAGAATGGGCTTACAACTCTCAACTTGCTGTGTTTGGTCGCCTCGGTTTTAGCAGCTACACCGGCTTTAATACCGAACTCGACAGAGACTTGGATGCACATCCCTGGACTTGGGCGGTGGGGGTGACGCTGCGGAATGCGCCGCTTCCGGGAACGCTTGCCGGTGTAGCGATCGGCCAGCCATTTATTACCGGCAGTGTCGGTGATGCAACACAAACTAATTTTGAGGCGTTTTACAATCTCTTGCTGAGTGACAATATTAGTGTGACCCCAGCTTTGCTAGCGGCGTGGAATGCTGACAATGACAGCGATAACGGATTAACTTGGCAATTCGCACTTCGCACCGTGATTTCGTTTTAG